In the Piscinibacter sp. XHJ-5 genome, one interval contains:
- the dnaN gene encoding DNA polymerase III subunit beta — MIVLKATQEKLLNALQAVSGIVERRHTLPILANVLLRKTGGAIEFTTSDLEIQVRTSAELDGDPANFATTVGARKLIDILRALPADQTVTLSANQNKLTLQGGKSRFTLQTLPSDDFPLVQEAADFGPMFSVPQKTLKHLINQVHFAMAVHDIRYYLNGILFVAEGKNLTLVATDGHRLALAQATLDVEIPKQEVILPRKTVLELQRLLKDEKDGDEGPIEMRFAGNQAKFSFSGMEFVTKLVEGKFPDYNRVIPKNHKNHVTLGRAPLLSSLQRAAILTSEKFKGVRVNIEPGTLRIASSNAEQEEAKEELEVDYNGDTIEIGFNVTYLMDALANMSQEMVKIELQDTNSSALITVPEQSGFKYVVMPMRI; from the coding sequence ATGATTGTCTTGAAGGCAACGCAAGAAAAATTGTTGAACGCCCTGCAGGCGGTGTCGGGCATCGTCGAACGTCGGCACACGCTGCCCATCCTCGCCAACGTACTGCTGCGCAAGACCGGCGGCGCGATCGAGTTCACCACGTCCGACCTCGAGATCCAGGTGCGCACCAGCGCCGAGCTCGACGGCGATCCCGCGAACTTCGCCACCACGGTGGGTGCGCGCAAGCTGATCGACATCCTGCGTGCGCTGCCGGCGGACCAGACCGTGACGCTGAGCGCCAACCAGAACAAGCTCACGCTGCAAGGCGGCAAGAGCCGTTTCACGCTGCAGACCTTGCCGAGCGACGACTTCCCGCTGGTGCAGGAAGCGGCCGACTTCGGGCCGATGTTCAGCGTGCCGCAGAAGACGCTCAAGCACCTCATCAACCAGGTGCATTTCGCGATGGCGGTGCACGACATTCGCTACTACCTCAACGGCATCCTGTTCGTCGCCGAAGGCAAGAACCTCACGCTGGTGGCCACCGACGGACACCGCCTCGCGCTTGCGCAGGCGACGCTCGACGTGGAGATCCCCAAGCAGGAAGTCATCCTGCCACGCAAGACGGTGCTCGAGCTGCAGCGCCTGCTGAAGGACGAGAAGGACGGCGACGAAGGCCCGATCGAGATGCGCTTCGCCGGCAACCAGGCCAAGTTCAGCTTCTCCGGCATGGAATTCGTCACCAAGCTCGTCGAGGGCAAGTTCCCCGACTACAACCGCGTGATCCCAAAGAACCACAAGAACCACGTGACGCTGGGACGTGCGCCGCTGCTGTCGAGCCTGCAGCGCGCGGCCATCCTGACCAGCGAGAAGTTCAAGGGTGTGCGCGTCAACATCGAGCCCGGCACGTTGCGCATCGCGTCGAGCAACGCCGAGCAGGAAGAGGCCAAGGAAGAGCTCGAGGTCGACTACAACGGCGACACGATCGAGATCGGCTTCAACGTCACCTACCTGATGGATGCGCTGGCCAACATGAGTCAGGAAATGGTGAAGATCGAGCTGCAGGACACCAACTCCAGCGCGTTGATCACGGTGCCCGAGCAGAGCGGATTCAAGTACGTGGTAATGCCGATGCGCATTTGA
- a CDS encoding TetR/AcrR family transcriptional regulator, producing the protein MPPIRKPQPSLATKKQPAQQRATETFERILEVTAQTLADVGIERLSTNLVCERAGLTPPALYRYFPNKYALLSELGQRLMERQNERVGHWITLEVLDGGLDGLERALEGLILDTYKVTLQTVGGVWIMRALRAVPALQQVRLASHAAVTREQAELLAMALPQANKAELGLVSRVVVELIYATVEMIFDEPLDVKAVARTVAGMVASHMARIDPERDGGRSRPARKSGRGK; encoded by the coding sequence ATGCCCCCGATCCGAAAGCCTCAGCCCTCGCTGGCGACCAAGAAGCAGCCCGCGCAACAACGCGCGACCGAGACCTTCGAGCGCATCCTTGAAGTGACGGCGCAGACGCTGGCCGATGTCGGCATCGAGCGGCTGTCCACCAACCTCGTGTGCGAGCGCGCCGGGCTGACGCCGCCGGCGCTGTACCGCTATTTCCCGAACAAGTACGCGCTGCTGTCCGAACTGGGGCAGCGGCTGATGGAGCGCCAGAACGAACGTGTCGGCCACTGGATCACGCTGGAGGTTCTCGACGGCGGCCTCGACGGCCTCGAGCGGGCCCTCGAGGGTCTGATCCTCGACACCTACAAGGTGACCTTGCAGACCGTCGGCGGCGTGTGGATCATGCGAGCCCTGCGCGCCGTGCCTGCGCTGCAGCAAGTCCGGCTGGCATCGCACGCCGCCGTCACGCGCGAGCAGGCCGAGCTGCTGGCCATGGCCCTACCGCAGGCGAACAAAGCCGAACTGGGGCTCGTCAGTCGCGTGGTGGTGGAGCTGATCTATGCCACGGTCGAAATGATCTTCGACGAACCGCTCGACGTGAAGGCAGTCGCCCGCACGGTGGCCGGCATGGTCGCCAGCCACATGGCCCGCATCGATCCGGAGCGCGACGGCGGGCGGAGTCGCCCGGCCCGCAAGTCCGGGCGTGGCAAGTAG
- a CDS encoding FGGY-family carbohydrate kinase, translating to MRRSPHTGPDGGDTRLVLAVDLGTSGCKCALVSLDGTVHAWAFRPVTLHVQGALAEQDPHDWWTAFLGSAGEILAVDASLRGRVVAVCCSTQTEGTVCVDRHGQPLGRALTWLDSRGAAAMARRARGRLVNIEGYAPLKLWRWLRLTGGAPSLSGRDSAGHMAYIRDQEPERYERTNKFLNVLDYLNLRLAGRFCATQDSMLTAWVTDNRDVRQARYDAGLIRLLGIDASKLPEIVRSTDILGPVLPDVAQALGLDPKTVVVAGAVDNSAVAVGAAVGDFETHLYLGTSSWLGAHVPFMKTDVRHKIAAVPCAVDGRYLAMALQSTAGANLSFLRDRVLYHPDELASDEEHPAVYEVLNKIAARVPPGARGLIYTPWLLGERTPVDDPCLRAGLLNMSLEHSREDIFRAFLEGVALNTRWMLEPFARLLGRDAGTITAVGGGAQSDVWCQIMADVTGHPIRQLTSPIQTNAIGAAFIAAVGIGALKFSDLGHLRQARRTYEPASALRRLYGDKFETFKEVRTRLAPLYHRLNAPQAAAA from the coding sequence ATGCGCCGATCGCCGCACACCGGGCCTGACGGCGGGGACACACGCCTCGTGCTCGCCGTCGACCTCGGCACCTCCGGCTGCAAGTGCGCCCTGGTGTCGCTGGACGGCACGGTGCACGCCTGGGCGTTCCGCCCGGTCACGCTGCACGTGCAGGGTGCGCTGGCCGAGCAGGATCCGCACGACTGGTGGACGGCCTTTCTTGGAAGCGCCGGCGAGATCCTCGCCGTCGACGCCAGCCTGCGCGGCCGGGTGGTCGCGGTGTGCTGCTCGACGCAGACCGAGGGCACGGTGTGCGTCGATCGCCACGGCCAGCCCCTCGGGCGTGCGCTGACCTGGCTCGACTCGCGCGGCGCGGCGGCAATGGCGCGGCGCGCGCGCGGGCGCCTTGTGAACATCGAAGGCTACGCACCGTTGAAGCTGTGGCGCTGGCTGCGCCTGACCGGCGGCGCGCCGTCGCTGTCGGGGCGCGACTCGGCCGGGCACATGGCCTACATCCGCGATCAGGAGCCCGAGCGCTACGAGCGCACGAACAAGTTCCTGAACGTGCTCGACTACCTGAACCTGCGCCTCGCCGGCCGCTTCTGCGCGACACAGGATTCGATGCTCACCGCCTGGGTCACCGACAACCGCGACGTGCGCCAGGCGCGCTACGACGCGGGGCTGATCCGCCTGCTCGGCATCGATGCCTCGAAGTTGCCGGAGATCGTGCGTTCGACCGATATCCTCGGGCCGGTGCTGCCGGACGTGGCACAGGCCCTCGGCCTGGATCCGAAGACCGTGGTCGTTGCCGGCGCCGTGGACAACTCGGCTGTCGCCGTCGGTGCGGCGGTCGGCGACTTCGAAACCCACCTGTACCTGGGCACGTCGTCCTGGCTGGGCGCGCATGTGCCTTTCATGAAGACCGACGTGCGCCACAAGATCGCCGCCGTGCCTTGCGCGGTGGATGGGCGCTACCTCGCGATGGCGCTGCAGTCCACGGCCGGCGCCAACCTCTCGTTCCTGCGCGACCGCGTCCTGTACCACCCCGACGAGCTGGCCAGCGACGAGGAGCACCCTGCGGTCTACGAGGTGCTGAACAAGATCGCGGCGCGCGTGCCGCCGGGTGCGCGCGGCCTCATCTACACGCCCTGGCTGCTCGGTGAGCGCACGCCGGTGGACGACCCCTGCCTTCGAGCCGGACTGCTCAACATGTCGCTCGAGCACTCTCGCGAGGACATCTTCCGTGCCTTCCTCGAAGGCGTGGCGCTGAACACCCGCTGGATGCTGGAGCCCTTCGCGCGCCTGCTGGGCCGCGATGCCGGCACCATCACCGCAGTGGGCGGCGGCGCGCAGTCCGACGTGTGGTGCCAGATCATGGCCGATGTCACCGGCCACCCGATCCGCCAGCTCACGAGCCCGATCCAGACCAACGCGATCGGCGCGGCCTTCATCGCGGCAGTGGGTATCGGCGCGCTGAAGTTCAGCGACCTGGGCCACCTGCGACAGGCGCGTCGCACCTACGAGCCAGCCAGCGCGCTGCGCCGCCTGTACGGCGACAAGTTCGAAACCTTCAAGGAAGTGCGCACGCGCCTGGCGCCGCTGTACCACCGTCTCAACGCGCCGCAGGCAGCCGCTGCATGA
- a CDS encoding RtcB family protein: MELMKNVQGWTEGVEVDHQALNQIRNIAGLPIVAGHVAIMPDVHLGKGATVGSVIPTRGAIIPAAVGVDIGCGMCALRTDLQAGDLPAGLSALRSAIESLVPVGFSLHDKEMNPTHEAAHGRVLKQRMDKLYARFEKLSILQVLGSLDARKIWKQLGTLGGGNHFIELCLDEAGAVWVMLHSGSRNIGKTIGEAAIGMAREAAVKAGVALPDRDLAWLNEGSPEFHQYVEALQWAQDYAALNRDLMLFRVMRALRETLGREIGSTQEAINCHHNYATVEEHFGSQVWITRKGAVSAREGQLGIIPGSMGAKSYIVRGKGNPLAYCSCSHGAGRRHSRGAAKRLFDLDALAAQTAGVECRKDEGVLDEIPGAYKDIDAVMAAQGDLVSVEHTLKQVLCVKG; the protein is encoded by the coding sequence ATGGAGCTGATGAAGAACGTCCAGGGATGGACCGAAGGCGTCGAGGTGGACCACCAGGCGCTGAACCAGATCCGCAACATCGCGGGCTTGCCCATCGTGGCAGGCCACGTCGCCATCATGCCGGACGTGCACCTGGGCAAGGGTGCGACCGTGGGCTCGGTGATCCCGACCCGCGGCGCGATCATCCCGGCCGCCGTCGGCGTGGACATCGGCTGCGGCATGTGTGCGCTGCGCACCGACCTGCAGGCGGGTGATCTGCCCGCAGGTCTCTCGGCCCTGCGCTCGGCGATCGAGTCGCTGGTGCCGGTCGGCTTCTCCCTGCACGACAAGGAGATGAACCCCACCCACGAAGCGGCGCACGGCCGAGTGCTCAAGCAACGCATGGACAAGCTCTACGCCCGCTTCGAGAAGCTCTCGATCCTGCAGGTGCTCGGCTCGCTCGACGCCCGCAAGATCTGGAAGCAGCTCGGCACGCTGGGCGGCGGCAACCACTTCATCGAGCTGTGCCTCGACGAGGCCGGCGCGGTGTGGGTGATGCTTCACTCGGGCTCACGCAACATCGGCAAGACGATCGGCGAAGCCGCGATCGGCATGGCGCGCGAAGCGGCCGTGAAGGCCGGCGTCGCGCTGCCCGACCGCGACCTGGCCTGGTTGAACGAGGGCTCGCCCGAGTTCCACCAGTACGTCGAGGCCTTGCAGTGGGCGCAGGACTACGCGGCGCTGAACCGCGACCTGATGCTGTTCCGCGTGATGCGCGCGCTGCGCGAAACGCTCGGCCGGGAGATCGGTTCCACCCAGGAAGCGATCAACTGCCACCACAACTACGCGACTGTCGAAGAGCACTTCGGCTCGCAGGTGTGGATTACCCGCAAGGGCGCGGTGAGCGCGCGCGAAGGCCAGCTCGGGATCATCCCCGGCTCGATGGGCGCCAAGTCGTACATCGTGCGCGGCAAGGGCAACCCCTTGGCGTACTGCTCGTGCTCGCACGGCGCAGGTCGTCGTCACTCGCGTGGCGCGGCCAAGCGCCTGTTCGACCTCGACGCGCTGGCGGCGCAAACCGCCGGCGTGGAGTGCCGCAAGGACGAAGGCGTGCTCGACGAGATTCCCGGTGCCTACAAGGACATCGACGCGGTGATGGCCGCCCAGGGCGACCTGGTGAGCGTGGAGCACACGCTCAAGCAGGTGTTGTGCGTGAAGGGCTGA
- a CDS encoding class II aldolase/adducin family protein: MNTLLIRQTVVDLCIALSQRGHFSGTGGNIALRIDAQRIAVTPSATDYLTMTAADVCVLRLADLAPLEGDRAPSVESSLHARVLRARPDVQASIHTHQPVASACALLGRDLEVPPGALQRSLGARVPMVGYAPSGSSWLSSKLVRKLRADTNAYLMLNHGALCCGPSTSTALQAVEDLETLARAHLTRLIDARAQQEPQRQPALQRVTDALAG, from the coding sequence ATGAACACGCTCCTGATCCGCCAGACCGTCGTCGACCTTTGCATCGCGCTGTCGCAGCGCGGTCACTTCTCCGGCACAGGCGGCAACATCGCGCTGCGCATCGATGCGCAGCGCATCGCCGTCACGCCCTCAGCGACCGACTACCTCACGATGACGGCGGCCGATGTCTGTGTGCTGCGCCTGGCTGACCTGGCGCCGCTCGAAGGTGATCGCGCGCCTTCCGTCGAAAGCAGTCTGCATGCGCGCGTGCTGCGTGCACGACCCGATGTGCAGGCGAGCATCCACACCCACCAGCCGGTGGCCAGCGCCTGTGCGCTGCTGGGTCGGGACCTCGAGGTTCCGCCCGGTGCGCTCCAGCGCTCGCTGGGCGCGCGCGTGCCGATGGTCGGCTACGCGCCTTCGGGGTCCAGCTGGCTGTCGTCCAAGCTGGTGCGCAAGCTCCGGGCCGATACCAATGCCTACCTGATGCTCAACCACGGAGCGCTGTGCTGCGGCCCCAGCACATCGACGGCATTGCAGGCGGTCGAGGACCTCGAGACGCTGGCGCGTGCGCACCTGACGCGCCTCATCGACGCGCGTGCCCAGCAAGAACCGCAAAGGCAGCCGGCCCTGCAGCGCGTCACCGACGCACTCGCGGGCTGA
- a CDS encoding aminotransferase class III-fold pyridoxal phosphate-dependent enzyme has product MSNLAPIHTAAAATAPRPAISSWPDVEALYRRFDDLVKQPMRPIRADKMPQVMRYFDERCQGSKRLAERARAVIPGGVQHNLAFNHPFPLAITRADGAHMTDVDGNRYIDFLQAGGATLLGSNHPAVRQKVDEVLDSCGPVTGLLHEYEVKLAELVCQSMPAVDMVRLLGSGTEAVMGAVRLARAYTRKKWIIKVGGAYHGWSDQLVYGMRLPGTGRMEAVGIPRGSTGSTQECNPNDLDALRRKLQLNRLRGGTAAVLLEPLGPESGTRPVHPDYNRQVRALCDEFGALMIFDEVVTGFRLGMGGAQAYFDVKPDLTVLGKCLTGGYPMAGAIGGRKDVMMLLVGGIGTTARRAFVGGTLSANPLSCVAGYYALLEARRADAAGVAGRAGDRLCKGLGSIIARLGLPYVTYNLGSIVHLQTSGVLLLDTGNVLKLLRVKNEARQRKHMMEEMGAAYTAHGLITVAGSRVYTSLADTDAVIDDALNRFEDVFKLV; this is encoded by the coding sequence ATGAGCAACCTCGCCCCCATCCACACCGCGGCGGCGGCGACCGCGCCGCGCCCTGCCATCTCGTCCTGGCCCGACGTCGAGGCGCTCTACCGCCGCTTCGACGACCTGGTCAAGCAGCCGATGCGGCCCATTCGTGCGGACAAGATGCCGCAGGTGATGCGCTACTTCGACGAGCGCTGCCAGGGCTCGAAGCGCCTGGCCGAACGGGCCAGGGCGGTGATCCCCGGGGGTGTGCAGCACAACCTGGCCTTCAACCATCCGTTCCCGCTCGCGATCACGCGCGCCGACGGTGCCCACATGACCGATGTGGACGGCAACCGCTACATCGACTTCCTGCAGGCCGGCGGCGCGACGCTGCTGGGCTCGAACCACCCGGCCGTGCGCCAGAAGGTCGACGAGGTGCTGGACTCGTGCGGCCCGGTCACCGGGCTGCTGCACGAGTACGAGGTCAAGCTCGCCGAGCTGGTGTGCCAGTCCATGCCCGCGGTCGACATGGTGCGGCTGCTCGGCTCTGGAACCGAGGCCGTGATGGGCGCGGTGCGCCTCGCGCGCGCCTACACGAGGAAGAAGTGGATCATCAAGGTCGGCGGTGCGTACCACGGCTGGAGCGACCAGCTCGTCTACGGCATGCGCCTGCCCGGCACCGGGCGAATGGAGGCGGTCGGCATCCCGCGTGGCTCCACCGGCAGCACACAGGAGTGCAACCCGAATGATCTCGACGCACTGCGCCGCAAGCTGCAATTGAACCGCCTGCGCGGCGGCACGGCCGCGGTGCTGCTCGAACCGCTCGGTCCCGAGAGCGGCACGCGGCCGGTGCACCCCGACTACAACCGGCAGGTGAGGGCGCTGTGCGACGAGTTCGGCGCGCTGATGATCTTCGACGAGGTCGTCACCGGGTTCCGCCTCGGCATGGGCGGCGCGCAGGCTTACTTCGACGTCAAGCCCGACCTCACGGTGCTCGGCAAGTGCCTGACCGGCGGCTACCCGATGGCTGGCGCGATCGGCGGCCGCAAGGACGTGATGATGCTGCTGGTCGGTGGCATCGGCACGACTGCGCGAAGGGCCTTCGTCGGGGGCACGCTGTCGGCCAATCCGCTGTCGTGCGTGGCCGGCTACTACGCGCTGCTCGAAGCACGGCGGGCCGACGCCGCCGGCGTGGCCGGGCGCGCCGGCGACCGGCTTTGCAAGGGCCTCGGGTCGATCATCGCGCGACTCGGCCTGCCTTACGTGACCTACAACCTGGGCTCGATCGTGCACCTGCAGACGTCGGGCGTGCTGCTGCTGGACACCGGCAACGTCCTGAAGCTGTTGCGGGTGAAGAACGAGGCCAGGCAGCGCAAGCACATGATGGAGGAAATGGGTGCGGCCTACACCGCCCACGGCCTCATCACAGTGGCCGGCAGCCGCGTTTACACGAGCCTGGCCGATACCGACGCGGTGATCGATGACGCGCTCAATCGATTCGAGGACGTCTTCAAGCTGGTCTGA
- the gyrB gene encoding DNA topoisomerase (ATP-hydrolyzing) subunit B — translation MIDPLNTPRDDSKKPADKAPEAAAIDPYGEGSIQILEGLEAVRKRPGMYIGDTSDGTGLHHLVFEVVDNSIDEALAGYCDDIVVTIHTDNSISVIDNGRGIPTGVKMDDKHEPKRSAAEIALTELHAGGKFNQNSYKVSGGLHGVGVSCVNALSKWLRLTVRREGKAHFIEFKKGVPQDRVLEMRDGFEVSPMKITGETEKRGTEVHFLPDDEIFENIDYHYDILSKRLRELSFLNNGVKIRLVDERNNKEDNFAFVGGVKGFVDFINTGKKVLHPNIFHATGEKLSEQNTNITAEVAMQWNDGYSENVLCFTNNIPQRDGGTHLTGLRAAMTRVINKYIEDNELAKKAKVEVSGDDMREGLCCVLSVKVPEPKFSSQTKDKLVSSEVRGPVEDVVSKALTDYLLENPADAKIICGKIVEAARAREAARKAREMTRRKGVLDGMGLPGKLADCQEKDPALCEIYIVEGDSAGGSAKQGRDRKFQAILPLRGKILNVEKARFEKLLTSNEILTLITALGTSIGKDEFNPDKLRYHRIIIMTDADVDGAHIRTLLLTFFYRQMPELVERGHIYIAQPPLYKVKLGKEEQYLKDGHELDAYLMRVALKDAKLETGVAGVAVLQGDALEALARQYVLANNVVERLSNWMDVEALRAMANGLELDLDTLEAAETSAAALKAALHDAEVTAEFDARMDKHILRVSRMHHGNVKSSVISADFVHGADYEALSTAGKTFKGLVSASAVVRRGEGEKQKEAQVGDFRQAMAWLMQQAEGAVGRQRYKGLGEMNPQQLWETTMDPSVRRLLKVQIDDAIEADRVFTMLMGDEVEPRRDFIETNALRAANIDV, via the coding sequence ATGATCGATCCCCTGAACACCCCTCGCGACGACTCCAAGAAACCCGCCGACAAGGCCCCTGAAGCGGCCGCCATCGACCCGTACGGCGAGGGCAGCATCCAGATCCTCGAAGGCCTGGAAGCCGTGCGCAAGCGCCCCGGCATGTACATCGGCGACACCTCCGACGGTACCGGCTTGCACCACCTGGTGTTCGAGGTGGTCGACAACTCCATCGACGAGGCGCTGGCCGGCTACTGCGACGACATCGTCGTCACCATCCACACCGACAACTCGATTTCGGTCATCGACAACGGCCGCGGCATTCCCACCGGCGTGAAGATGGACGATAAGCACGAGCCCAAGCGCAGCGCGGCCGAGATCGCGCTCACCGAGCTGCACGCCGGCGGCAAGTTCAACCAGAACAGCTACAAGGTGTCGGGCGGCCTGCACGGCGTGGGCGTGTCGTGCGTCAACGCGCTGTCGAAGTGGCTGCGCCTCACCGTGCGCCGCGAAGGCAAGGCGCATTTCATCGAGTTCAAGAAGGGCGTGCCGCAGGACCGTGTGCTCGAGATGCGCGACGGCTTCGAAGTGAGCCCGATGAAGATCACCGGCGAGACCGAGAAGCGCGGCACCGAGGTGCACTTCCTGCCGGACGACGAGATCTTCGAGAACATCGACTACCACTACGACATCCTGTCCAAGCGGCTGCGCGAGCTCTCGTTCCTCAACAACGGCGTCAAGATCCGCCTGGTCGACGAGCGCAACAACAAGGAAGACAACTTCGCCTTCGTCGGCGGCGTGAAGGGCTTCGTCGACTTCATCAACACCGGCAAGAAGGTGCTGCATCCGAACATCTTCCATGCCACGGGCGAGAAGCTGTCGGAGCAGAACACCAACATCACGGCCGAAGTCGCGATGCAGTGGAACGACGGCTACAGCGAGAACGTGCTGTGCTTCACCAACAACATCCCGCAGCGCGACGGCGGCACCCACCTCACCGGCCTGCGCGCGGCGATGACGCGTGTCATCAACAAGTACATCGAGGACAACGAGCTGGCCAAGAAGGCCAAGGTGGAGGTCAGCGGCGACGACATGCGCGAGGGCCTGTGCTGCGTGCTGAGCGTGAAGGTGCCCGAGCCCAAGTTCTCCAGCCAGACCAAGGACAAGCTGGTCTCCAGCGAGGTGCGCGGACCGGTGGAAGACGTGGTCAGCAAGGCGCTCACCGACTACCTGCTCGAGAACCCCGCCGACGCGAAGATCATCTGCGGCAAGATCGTCGAGGCGGCCCGCGCGCGCGAAGCCGCGCGCAAGGCGCGCGAGATGACGCGTCGCAAGGGTGTACTCGACGGCATGGGCCTGCCCGGCAAGCTGGCCGATTGCCAGGAGAAGGATCCGGCGCTGTGCGAGATCTACATCGTCGAGGGCGACTCCGCCGGCGGCTCGGCCAAGCAGGGGCGTGATCGCAAGTTCCAGGCGATCCTGCCGCTGCGCGGCAAGATCCTCAACGTCGAGAAGGCGCGCTTCGAGAAGCTGCTCACCAGCAACGAGATCCTCACGCTCATCACGGCGCTGGGCACGAGCATCGGCAAGGACGAATTCAATCCCGACAAGCTGCGCTACCACCGCATCATCATCATGACCGACGCGGACGTCGACGGCGCGCACATCCGCACGTTGCTGCTGACGTTCTTCTACCGGCAGATGCCCGAGCTGGTCGAGCGCGGCCACATCTACATCGCGCAGCCGCCGCTGTACAAGGTCAAGCTCGGCAAGGAAGAGCAGTACCTGAAGGACGGCCACGAGCTCGATGCCTACCTCATGCGCGTCGCGCTGAAGGACGCCAAGCTCGAGACCGGCGTGGCCGGCGTGGCGGTGCTGCAAGGCGACGCGCTCGAGGCGCTGGCGCGCCAATATGTGCTTGCCAACAACGTCGTCGAGCGGCTGTCGAACTGGATGGACGTCGAAGCCTTGCGCGCGATGGCCAACGGGCTCGAGCTGGATCTCGACACGCTCGAGGCGGCCGAGACGTCGGCGGCGGCGCTGAAGGCGGCGCTGCACGACGCGGAGGTCACGGCCGAGTTCGACGCACGCATGGACAAGCACATCCTGCGCGTGAGCCGCATGCACCACGGCAACGTGAAAAGCAGCGTCATCAGCGCCGACTTCGTGCACGGCGCCGACTACGAAGCGCTGTCGACCGCCGGCAAGACCTTCAAGGGCCTGGTCAGCGCCAGCGCCGTCGTGCGACGCGGTGAAGGCGAGAAGCAGAAGGAAGCCCAGGTCGGCGATTTCCGCCAGGCGATGGCGTGGCTCATGCAGCAAGCCGAAGGCGCCGTCGGACGCCAGCGCTACAAGGGCCTGGGCGAAATGAACCCGCAGCAGCTGTGGGAAACGACGATGGACCCGAGCGTCCGCCGTCTGCTCAAGGTCCAGATCGACGACGCAATCGAGGCGGATCGGGTGTTCACGATGCTGATGGGCGACGAGGTCGAGCCGCGCCGCGACTTCATCGAGACGAATGCGTTGAGGGCGGCGAACATCGACGTGTGA
- a CDS encoding TorF family putative porin, translated as MPLLRPLSFAIGMLLAGVVGQVLAAETASYAVDADVKVTSDLRTRGISDSLNRPGMKLSVEAAHESGLVGLVEISSVSKKQFLEGAGVGVTLAGGYRFGDPEGWHFGAGIATELFPGAKFEAPHGFDLANGTPADFRSTRYDSAFAVAEIGYGALEGRILNVISKTYRGADTGGVCGTMLALMADPTQALDCYARGDHGSRGSWLFDLDYKYGLSPTTTLNLHAGHQKIAHFKEADFSDYRIGVTHKRWGFEWNADWVITNTRVRELYLAQDGDTLRATDGNKVVVSVSRRF; from the coding sequence ATGCCCCTGCTTCGCCCACTCTCGTTTGCCATCGGCATGCTGCTCGCCGGCGTCGTCGGCCAGGTGCTGGCTGCGGAGACGGCCAGCTACGCCGTCGACGCCGATGTCAAGGTCACGTCGGACCTGCGCACCCGCGGCATCTCTGATTCGCTGAACCGGCCGGGGATGAAGCTGAGCGTGGAGGCGGCCCATGAAAGCGGCCTCGTCGGGCTCGTCGAAATCTCGTCGGTCAGCAAGAAGCAATTCCTCGAAGGCGCTGGCGTCGGCGTGACGCTGGCCGGCGGCTACCGCTTCGGCGACCCTGAGGGCTGGCACTTCGGCGCCGGCATCGCGACCGAGTTGTTCCCCGGCGCGAAATTCGAAGCGCCGCACGGCTTCGACCTCGCCAACGGCACGCCGGCGGACTTCCGGAGCACTCGATACGACAGCGCGTTCGCCGTGGCCGAGATCGGCTACGGCGCGCTGGAGGGGCGCATCCTCAACGTGATCTCCAAGACCTATCGCGGCGCGGACACCGGTGGCGTGTGCGGCACCATGCTCGCGCTGATGGCCGACCCGACCCAGGCGCTCGACTGCTACGCACGCGGCGATCACGGCTCGCGCGGCAGCTGGCTGTTCGACCTCGACTACAAGTACGGCCTGAGCCCGACGACGACGCTGAACCTGCACGCCGGCCATCAGAAGATCGCCCACTTCAAGGAGGCAGACTTCTCCGACTATCGCATCGGCGTCACGCACAAGCGCTGGGGCTTCGAATGGAACGCCGACTGGGTGATCACGAACACCCGGGTCCGGGAGCTGTACCTCGCGCAGGACGGCGACACGCTGCGTGCCACCGACGGGAACAAGGTCGTGGTGTCGGTCTCGCGCCGCTTCTGA
- a CDS encoding DUF2147 domain-containing protein has protein sequence MKTLIALMSAAFLVSVSSAEAAGADDARGLWMTAQNDAVIEFKPCPDGAGALCGRIVWDKDAGTPADTCGLQIAQLQRYDNDAWRDGWVYDPRDKKKYKGVVRTKGGDLYIRAFVGMEVLGQTEQLKRVSAVPATPACKP, from the coding sequence GTGAAGACCTTGATCGCCCTGATGTCCGCAGCATTCCTGGTGTCGGTGTCTTCGGCTGAGGCCGCGGGGGCCGATGACGCGAGGGGTCTGTGGATGACCGCCCAGAACGACGCCGTGATCGAGTTCAAGCCCTGCCCTGACGGCGCGGGTGCGCTGTGCGGGCGAATCGTCTGGGACAAGGACGCCGGCACACCGGCCGACACCTGCGGCCTGCAGATCGCGCAGCTTCAGCGCTACGACAACGATGCCTGGCGCGATGGCTGGGTCTACGACCCACGCGACAAGAAGAAATACAAGGGCGTCGTGCGCACCAAGGGCGGCGACCTGTACATCCGCGCCTTTGTCGGCATGGAGGTCCTCGGCCAGACCGAGCAACTCAAGCGCGTTTCCGCCGTTCCGGCGACACCGGCCTGCAAACCCTGA